The Saprospiraceae bacterium genome includes a window with the following:
- the leuD gene encoding 3-isopropylmalate dehydratase small subunit, with amino-acid sequence MERLDKLISTAVPLPIEDIDTDQIIPARFLKAISKVGFGQNLFRDWRYSSDGNQIADFVLNNPIYKGSILVAGRNFGCGSSREHAAWALGDYGFKVVISSFFADIFKGNALNNAILPLQVSDEILHQLFHKIEQNPSTAFIIDVENQTLTCDEIIFHFELDAYKKVCLINGYDDIDYLLSIREEIEEYERRAGEIVS; translated from the coding sequence ATGGAAAGGTTAGATAAATTAATCAGTACTGCGGTACCTCTTCCGATAGAAGATATAGATACAGATCAAATCATACCTGCACGGTTTTTAAAAGCGATTTCTAAGGTGGGTTTTGGACAAAACTTATTTAGGGATTGGCGTTACTCGTCGGATGGCAATCAAATTGCCGATTTTGTTTTGAATAATCCCATTTACAAAGGCAGTATTTTAGTGGCAGGAAGAAATTTCGGATGTGGCTCCAGTCGCGAACATGCTGCATGGGCATTGGGAGATTATGGATTTAAGGTCGTCATCAGTAGCTTTTTTGCAGATATTTTCAAAGGTAATGCACTGAATAATGCTATTTTGCCATTACAGGTTTCTGACGAGATTTTACACCAGCTATTTCATAAAATAGAACAAAATCCAAGTACAGCATTTATCATTGATGTAGAAAACCAAACGTTGACATGTGATGAAATTATCTTCCATTTCGAGTTGGATGCCTACAAAAAAGTATGCCTGATCAATGGATATGATGATATTGATTATCTATTGAGTATTCGGGAAGAAATTGAGGAATATGAGAGGAGAGCGGGTGAGATTGTTAGTTGA
- the ilvN gene encoding acetolactate synthase small subunit — translation MKKEYTITVYTENQIGLINKIAIIFTRRKINIESLNTSPSEVEGIHRFTIVINETEDVVRKLSRQIEKLLDVLKVDFNTDEEIIWQEMALYKVAADVITEKVKVERLLREQGARAVVIRKDFIIFECTGQREEINNLIKTLEPYGLLEFVRSARIAIIKKSDGFHNKVKDFEYRVPSEALVENEFLDQNEGIFSM, via the coding sequence ATGAAAAAGGAATATACTATCACCGTTTACACGGAAAATCAAATAGGTTTAATCAATAAAATAGCCATCATCTTTACACGAAGAAAGATCAACATAGAGAGCTTAAACACTTCCCCAAGTGAAGTAGAAGGCATTCATAGGTTTACGATTGTGATCAACGAAACAGAAGATGTGGTGCGCAAATTGTCGAGACAGATAGAAAAATTACTCGATGTCCTAAAGGTCGATTTTAATACCGATGAAGAAATTATTTGGCAGGAAATGGCACTCTATAAAGTTGCCGCCGATGTCATCACTGAAAAGGTAAAAGTAGAGCGATTGCTTAGAGAACAAGGTGCTAGAGCTGTCGTTATCAGAAAGGACTTTATCATCTTCGAGTGCACTGGCCAAAGAGAAGAAATCAATAATCTGATCAAAACTTTGGAACCCTATGGTCTATTGGAATTTGTTCGATCTGCAAGAATCGCCATCATCAAAAAAAGTGATGGCTTTCACAATAAAGTCAAGGACTTTGAATACCGGGTGCCCAGTGAAGCATTGGTAGAAAATGAATTCCTAGACCAAAATGAAGGTATCTTTAGTATGTAA
- the leuC gene encoding 3-isopropylmalate dehydratase large subunit, which translates to MTLFEKIWNAHRVKSIDENRDVIYIDQHLIHEVTSPQAFDGLRSRGIGIFRKNRILATADHNVPTINQHLPIEEPLSRMQVDTLTKNCNEFGVELYGLGHHHQGIVHVIGPELGITKPGMTIVCGDSHTSTHGAFGNIAFGIGTSQVEQVMATQCLILEKPKTMRINVEGTLQKGVTSKDLVLYIIAKLTAAGGTGYFIEYAGSAIQSLSMEARMTICNMSIEMGARGGMIAPDETTFAYIKGRKFAPEGQAWEDALSYWKTLYSDENAVFDAEYTYAASDIQPMVTYGTNPGMGIGIDEVITIDTDSDSNKKSLSYMGLANGVGMKCLAIQNVFIGSCTNSRIEDLRQVADFVAGKQKAAHVKVYIVPGSVMVNEQAKAEGLDKIFEAAGFELRQPGCSACLGMNEDKIPAGEYCVSTSNRNFEGRQGQGARTILASPLMAAAAAIEGKIVDVRNYLN; encoded by the coding sequence GTGACTTTATTCGAAAAAATATGGAATGCCCACAGGGTAAAATCTATCGATGAAAATCGGGATGTAATATATATTGACCAACACTTGATCCATGAGGTGACTAGTCCACAGGCTTTTGATGGCTTGCGCAGTCGTGGCATCGGGATATTCAGAAAAAACAGGATACTCGCCACGGCTGATCATAATGTACCTACCATCAATCAACACCTGCCTATCGAAGAACCATTGAGTAGAATGCAGGTAGATACATTGACCAAAAACTGCAATGAGTTTGGCGTAGAATTATATGGTTTAGGTCATCATCACCAAGGAATCGTGCATGTGATAGGACCAGAACTAGGTATAACTAAACCAGGTATGACTATCGTATGCGGAGATAGTCATACCAGTACACATGGAGCTTTTGGCAACATTGCTTTTGGTATAGGTACCAGTCAGGTAGAGCAGGTGATGGCAACTCAGTGTCTGATCTTGGAAAAGCCCAAAACTATGCGTATCAATGTAGAAGGAACACTCCAGAAAGGGGTAACTTCAAAAGACTTAGTGTTGTATATCATAGCAAAGCTAACAGCAGCTGGTGGTACAGGATATTTTATTGAATATGCCGGCAGTGCCATTCAATCATTGTCTATGGAAGCGAGGATGACCATTTGCAATATGAGTATCGAAATGGGTGCACGTGGTGGCATGATCGCACCTGACGAAACCACTTTTGCATACATCAAAGGTCGAAAATTCGCACCTGAAGGTCAGGCTTGGGAAGACGCCCTATCCTATTGGAAAACTTTATACTCTGATGAAAATGCCGTATTTGATGCCGAATATACCTATGCAGCATCTGATATCCAGCCCATGGTCACTTACGGAACCAATCCAGGTATGGGTATCGGTATCGATGAGGTGATAACTATTGACACAGACTCTGATTCCAACAAAAAATCTCTTTCTTATATGGGATTGGCCAATGGCGTTGGTATGAAATGTCTTGCAATCCAAAATGTATTTATCGGCAGCTGTACCAATAGTAGAATTGAAGACCTACGTCAGGTTGCTGATTTTGTAGCTGGCAAGCAAAAAGCAGCACATGTCAAAGTGTATATAGTTCCCGGTTCGGTGATGGTCAATGAACAAGCCAAAGCTGAAGGTCTGGACAAAATATTTGAAGCAGCAGGATTTGAGCTTCGTCAGCCTGGATGCAGTGCCTGCTTAGGTATGAATGAAGATAAAATTCCGGCGGGCGAATATTGCGTATCTACTTCCAACAGAAATTTTGAAGGAAGACAAGGACAGGGAGCCAGAACTATTTTGGCCAGTCCATTGATGGCCGCTGCTGCTGCGATCGAAGGTAAAATTGTGGATGTACGAAATTATTTAAACTAA
- the ilvD gene encoding dihydroxy-acid dehydratase, with protein sequence MLNKYSRTITQDVTQPAAQAMLYGIGLTTEDLAKAQVGIVSMGYDGNTCNMHLNDLAAEVKKGVWAHDLVGLIFNTIGVSDGISNGTDGMRYSLISRDIIADSIETVCGAQYYDALIAVPGCDKNMPGAIMAMGRLNRPAIMVYGGTIAPGHYNGQDLNIVSAFEALGQKLAGTITDEDFKGIIRHACPGPGACGGMYTANTMASAIEALGMSLPYSSSNPALSPEKQKECVDAGAAIRLLLEKDIKPSDIMTREAFENAMTMIMVLGGSTNAVLHLIAMAKSVGVSLTQDDFQIFSDKVPVLADLKPSGKYLMQDLHEKGGIPAVMKYLLSKGLIHGHCLTVTGKTVAENLVDIPDLDFSTQDIIYPVESPLKETGHLQILYGNLATKGSVAKISGKEGELFTGPARVFDGEKMLIEGISQKKVKSGDVVVIRYVGPKGAPGMPEMLKPTSAIMGAGLGKSVALITDGRFSGGTHGFVVGHITPEAYDGGAIALVKDDDIITLDVKNKLMTLHVSDEELTQRKNIWKQPPLSVKNGALYKYARSVKDASEGCVTDEF encoded by the coding sequence ATGCTCAATAAATATAGTCGCACCATTACCCAAGACGTCACTCAACCCGCTGCTCAGGCTATGTTGTACGGTATCGGACTGACCACAGAAGACCTGGCCAAAGCTCAGGTAGGCATCGTAAGCATGGGATATGATGGTAACACCTGTAATATGCACCTTAACGATCTAGCTGCTGAAGTTAAAAAAGGGGTTTGGGCACATGATTTAGTTGGTTTGATATTTAATACTATAGGGGTGAGCGATGGCATCAGTAATGGTACAGACGGTATGAGATACTCTTTAATCTCTAGAGATATCATTGCCGATAGTATAGAGACGGTTTGTGGTGCCCAATATTATGATGCATTGATTGCAGTACCCGGATGTGATAAAAATATGCCAGGTGCAATCATGGCCATGGGAAGGCTCAATAGACCTGCCATTATGGTTTATGGTGGCACGATAGCGCCAGGACATTACAATGGACAAGATTTAAATATTGTATCCGCTTTTGAAGCATTGGGTCAAAAACTTGCCGGAACCATCACTGATGAAGATTTTAAAGGCATCATACGTCATGCATGTCCCGGGCCTGGAGCTTGCGGCGGCATGTACACCGCCAATACTATGGCCAGTGCCATAGAAGCTTTGGGTATGTCATTACCCTATTCTTCGTCCAATCCTGCTTTGAGTCCCGAGAAACAAAAAGAGTGTGTTGATGCGGGTGCAGCCATCCGATTACTACTGGAAAAAGATATCAAACCATCTGATATCATGACTCGAGAAGCATTCGAAAATGCCATGACGATGATTATGGTGTTAGGTGGAAGTACTAATGCGGTTTTACATCTGATTGCCATGGCCAAAAGTGTAGGTGTATCACTTACCCAAGATGATTTTCAGATATTTAGTGACAAAGTTCCGGTACTGGCAGATTTAAAACCAAGTGGGAAGTATCTGATGCAAGATCTACATGAAAAAGGTGGTATCCCGGCTGTGATGAAATACTTGCTTTCCAAAGGACTGATCCATGGTCATTGCCTGACTGTCACGGGTAAAACAGTTGCAGAAAACTTGGTGGATATTCCTGATCTTGATTTTAGCACACAAGACATCATTTATCCTGTAGAGTCACCACTCAAAGAGACGGGTCATCTCCAGATTCTATATGGCAACTTGGCTACAAAAGGAAGCGTAGCCAAAATCTCAGGTAAAGAAGGTGAGCTATTTACAGGACCAGCCAGAGTGTTCGACGGAGAAAAAATGCTTATAGAAGGTATATCTCAAAAAAAAGTAAAATCAGGTGATGTTGTCGTGATCAGATATGTAGGACCTAAAGGCGCTCCTGGTATGCCAGAAATGCTCAAACCTACTTCGGCCATTATGGGTGCAGGATTGGGCAAAAGTGTGGCATTGATCACCGATGGTAGATTTAGCGGTGGTACGCACGGATTTGTTGTAGGACACATCACACCCGAAGCTTATGATGGCGGTGCTATTGCGCTTGTGAAGGATGATGATATCATTACCTTGGATGTAAAGAATAAATTGATGACTTTACATGTATCGGACGAAGAATTGACACAAAGGAAAAACATATGGAAGCAACCACCTTTGTCCGTGAAAAATGGAGCGCTGTATAAATATGCAAGGAGTGTAAAAGATGCTTCTGAAGGATGCGTGACGGATGAATTTTGA
- the ilvA gene encoding threonine ammonia-lyase IlvA, producing the protein MVRAKDIQDAHQRLKEVVYTTPLQRNQSLSKKYDCNIWLKREDMQVVRSFKIRGAFNKISAMEPALVTRGIVCASAGNHAQGVAFAAAHLRIHATIYMPSTTPKQKISKVKHFGGEYVDIVLLGDTFDDAYHAAIQRCELEGLPFIHPFDDYDVMAGQGTVGLEILEQCPDRLDVLLVAVGGGGLLSGVGSYFRQESPDTKIIAVESEGAPALHASLKAGQVVTLDKIDSFADGIAVKKVGYQTFDICKEIVDDVVLVPEGKICSTMLQLYNDEAIVTEPAGAISISALALIKEQIRGKNVGIIICGGNNDISRTEEIRERALLWENRKHYFIVRFPQRAGALRDFLHVLGPDDDITHFAYTKKNNRDSGPALVGIELKVQEDFPALVNRMKAAKINFEHINNNPMLFEILV; encoded by the coding sequence ATGGTAAGAGCAAAGGACATACAAGATGCGCATCAAAGGCTCAAAGAAGTGGTCTATACTACACCTTTGCAGCGCAATCAATCTTTGTCCAAAAAATATGATTGCAACATCTGGTTGAAGAGAGAAGATATGCAGGTCGTTCGTTCCTTCAAAATCCGTGGTGCGTTTAACAAAATATCCGCAATGGAGCCTGCACTCGTCACACGCGGGATCGTATGTGCGAGTGCAGGTAATCATGCGCAAGGCGTTGCTTTTGCGGCTGCTCATCTCCGTATTCACGCCACGATATACATGCCCTCTACCACACCTAAACAAAAGATATCCAAGGTGAAACATTTTGGTGGTGAGTATGTGGACATTGTGCTGCTAGGGGATACTTTCGATGATGCCTATCATGCGGCCATCCAACGATGCGAGTTAGAGGGGCTTCCGTTTATACATCCGTTTGATGATTATGATGTCATGGCAGGTCAAGGGACGGTCGGTTTGGAGATATTGGAGCAGTGTCCTGATCGATTGGATGTGTTATTGGTGGCTGTAGGTGGCGGCGGCTTACTGAGTGGAGTTGGTTCTTACTTTCGTCAGGAATCTCCTGATACCAAAATTATTGCTGTTGAGTCCGAAGGTGCACCGGCGCTTCATGCATCCTTGAAAGCAGGCCAGGTTGTTACGTTGGATAAAATTGACTCTTTTGCAGATGGTATAGCAGTCAAAAAGGTAGGATACCAGACCTTTGATATTTGCAAAGAAATAGTCGATGATGTCGTCCTGGTACCTGAAGGAAAGATTTGCTCCACCATGTTACAATTGTATAATGATGAAGCCATTGTCACCGAACCTGCAGGGGCAATCAGTATTTCAGCACTGGCTCTGATTAAAGAACAAATAAGAGGAAAGAATGTAGGCATCATCATCTGTGGCGGTAACAATGACATCAGCCGCACTGAGGAAATCAGAGAAAGAGCATTACTTTGGGAAAACAGAAAACATTACTTCATCGTCCGTTTTCCACAAAGAGCGGGCGCATTAAGGGATTTTCTGCACGTCCTTGGCCCTGATGATGATATCACACACTTTGCATATACCAAAAAAAATAATAGGGATTCCGGTCCTGCGCTTGTAGGAATAGAACTCAAAGTTCAGGAAGATTTCCCCGCTTTAGTAAATAGGATGAAGGCTGCCAAAATCAATTTTGAGCACATCAACAACAACCCGATGTTATTTGAGATTCTGGTGTAA
- the leuB gene encoding 3-isopropylmalate dehydrogenase — MPLNKITSLPGDGIGPEVINQGLAVLDAISKKHNHTWEITHALIGAAAIDQTGDPFPEASLKACQEADAILLGAIGDPKYDNDPSANVRPEQGLLRMRKSLGLYANIRPVKIYEQLLHLSVFKPETLKDVDFVIYRELTGGIYFGEKIKEETWSSDLCLYHKYEIERISHLAFKQAMTRKKKVTLVDKANVLETSRLWRSVVQEIAPQYPEVTVDYMFIDNAAMQVILYPSRFDVVLCDNLFGDILSDEASVLSGSMGMLPSASKGEKAALYEPIHGSYPQAAGKDIANPMATILSVEMMLRDFGYIEEADDIVNAIDACIQEGYLTEDLRPAIVRKCSEVGNKVVSIINARLTT, encoded by the coding sequence ATGCCTTTAAATAAAATAACAAGCCTCCCCGGTGATGGGATCGGACCAGAAGTCATAAATCAAGGTCTTGCTGTTTTAGACGCTATATCTAAAAAGCACAACCACACTTGGGAAATCACCCATGCGTTGATAGGTGCCGCCGCTATAGATCAAACAGGAGATCCATTCCCTGAAGCATCTCTCAAGGCGTGTCAAGAAGCTGATGCCATTTTGTTGGGAGCTATCGGAGATCCTAAATATGACAATGATCCTTCGGCCAACGTTCGTCCAGAACAAGGTTTGCTTAGAATGCGAAAGTCTTTGGGTTTGTATGCGAATATTCGTCCTGTTAAAATATATGAACAGTTGCTCCACCTTTCAGTATTTAAGCCTGAAACGCTGAAAGATGTGGACTTTGTAATATACAGAGAGCTAACAGGTGGTATCTATTTTGGTGAAAAAATCAAAGAAGAAACCTGGTCTTCTGACTTATGTCTTTATCATAAATACGAAATAGAACGCATCTCTCATCTTGCGTTTAAGCAAGCCATGACCAGAAAAAAGAAAGTTACCTTAGTGGATAAGGCCAATGTGCTTGAAACATCACGTCTGTGGAGATCAGTTGTACAGGAAATTGCCCCACAGTACCCAGAAGTTACCGTAGACTACATGTTTATAGATAATGCAGCTATGCAGGTGATCTTATATCCATCGAGATTTGATGTAGTCTTGTGCGACAACCTATTCGGAGATATCTTATCAGATGAAGCATCCGTACTTTCAGGCTCTATGGGTATGTTGCCTTCCGCTTCCAAAGGGGAGAAAGCAGCACTTTACGAACCTATACACGGATCATATCCTCAAGCCGCAGGCAAAGACATCGCCAATCCTATGGCAACGATATTATCTGTAGAAATGATGTTAAGAGATTTTGGTTATATTGAGGAAGCAGATGATATCGTCAATGCCATTGATGCATGTATCCAAGAAGGATATTTGACGGAAGATTTAAGACCTGCAATTGTGCGTAAGTGCAGTGAAGTGGGAAATAAAGTAGTTTCAATCATAAACGCCCGCCTGACCACGTAG
- the ilvC gene encoding ketol-acid reductoisomerase: protein MAQLNFGGTVENVVTREEFPMDKAREVLKDEVIAIIGYGVQGPGQAMNLRDNGFNVIIGQRKESATWQKAVNDGWVPGETLFSIEEAAEKGTIIQYLLSDAAQIAIWPALLPYLTPGKALYFSHGFGVTYKERTGIIPPAGIDVILIAPKGSGTSLRRLFLEGKGLNSSYAIFQDATGKAFDRVVALGIGVGSGYLFETDFKKEVYSDLTGERGSLMGAVQGIFEAQYNELRKRGHSPSEAFNETVEELTQSLMPLVAENGMDWMYANCSTTAQRGALDWKNKFRDAVAPVFKDLYDSVASGKEAQRSIDSNSQPDYREKLEVELKELRDSEMWQTGKTVRSLRPERN, encoded by the coding sequence ATGGCACAATTAAATTTCGGTGGTACCGTAGAAAATGTAGTAACCAGAGAAGAATTCCCTATGGACAAAGCAAGGGAAGTATTAAAAGATGAAGTCATCGCCATCATCGGATATGGTGTACAAGGTCCGGGACAAGCAATGAACCTTCGGGATAATGGCTTTAATGTCATCATCGGTCAAAGAAAGGAATCTGCAACATGGCAAAAAGCTGTCAATGATGGTTGGGTACCAGGCGAGACGCTTTTCAGTATAGAGGAAGCTGCCGAAAAAGGAACCATCATCCAATATCTTTTATCTGATGCAGCACAAATAGCTATCTGGCCTGCCTTGCTGCCATACCTGACACCGGGTAAAGCGCTGTATTTTTCCCATGGATTTGGTGTGACGTACAAGGAAAGAACGGGTATCATACCACCGGCGGGAATCGATGTGATACTCATAGCTCCGAAAGGCTCAGGTACCAGTTTGCGAAGGTTATTTTTGGAAGGCAAAGGACTCAATTCAAGTTATGCCATCTTCCAGGATGCTACGGGTAAGGCATTTGATAGAGTAGTTGCTTTGGGTATAGGTGTAGGATCAGGGTATCTTTTCGAGACGGATTTCAAAAAAGAAGTATATAGCGACCTTACCGGCGAACGGGGCAGTTTGATGGGTGCTGTACAAGGTATCTTCGAAGCACAGTATAATGAATTGCGCAAACGTGGACATTCTCCATCAGAAGCATTTAACGAAACGGTGGAAGAACTGACTCAGTCTTTGATGCCACTCGTAGCCGAAAATGGTATGGATTGGATGTATGCCAATTGTAGTACGACTGCACAACGTGGTGCCTTGGACTGGAAAAACAAATTCAGAGATGCCGTAGCTCCGGTTTTTAAAGATTTGTACGACAGTGTGGCATCAGGAAAGGAAGCACAAAGGTCTATAGATAGCAATTCACAACCGGATTATCGTGAAAAACTGGAAGTAGAACTCAAAGAACTTCGAGATTCTGAAATGTGGCAAACCGGCAAAACAGTGAGGAGCTTGAGACCGGAAAGAAATTAG
- the ilvB gene encoding biosynthetic-type acetolactate synthase large subunit produces the protein MTANPAQNIDTKDKIVKQATGSKALLDALIQEGVKTIFGYPGGAIMPVYDALYDYNDQLEHILVRHEQGAIHAAQGFARVSGKTGVVFATSGPGATNLVTGLADAMIDSTPVVCITGQVFAHLLGTDAFQETDVINITTPVTKWSYQVTNAEEIPHVIAKAFYIASTGRPGPVVIDITKNAQLQIFDYQGYEKCLHIRSYKPKPEVRHAYIEEAAKVINEAKRPFVIYGQGVILGNAEQEFRAFIEKGNFPSAWTILGMGAVPTDHELSVGMLGMHGNYGPNLLTNECDVLIAVGMRFDDRVTGRLDKYAKQAKIIHLDIDPAEIDKNVKSTVAIWGDCKETLPLLTNLIQKNENKDWLQKFKDCSIKETEKVIFPEQNPTSEILTMAEVLKYINEITHGDAIIVTDVGQHQMVACRYAQLNKTRSNITSGGLGTMGFALPAAIGAKYGAPERQVIAIIGDGGFQMTLQELGTIMQANVNVKIIILNNQFLGMVRQWQELFHHNRYSFVNITSPDYVKLASAYNIDAKKVDKRAELKSTLKDILSHDNPFVLEVMVGKENNVFPMVPQGRGVSEIILSKEEL, from the coding sequence ATGACCGCTAATCCTGCACAAAATATTGATACAAAAGACAAAATTGTCAAACAAGCTACTGGTTCTAAAGCCTTATTGGATGCTTTGATTCAGGAAGGTGTAAAAACCATTTTTGGATATCCAGGTGGAGCGATCATGCCTGTGTATGATGCGCTGTATGATTACAATGATCAATTGGAGCATATTTTGGTCCGTCATGAGCAAGGTGCTATCCATGCGGCACAAGGATTTGCAAGGGTATCGGGAAAGACAGGAGTCGTTTTTGCCACCAGTGGTCCGGGTGCAACCAATTTGGTAACTGGTTTGGCTGATGCGATGATAGATTCTACGCCAGTGGTATGTATTACCGGGCAAGTTTTTGCACATTTATTGGGTACGGATGCTTTTCAGGAGACCGATGTCATCAATATCACTACACCAGTTACCAAATGGAGTTATCAAGTAACCAATGCGGAAGAAATCCCGCATGTTATAGCCAAAGCATTCTACATAGCAAGCACTGGAAGACCTGGTCCGGTTGTCATAGACATTACAAAAAATGCACAATTACAAATATTTGATTATCAAGGATATGAAAAATGTTTACACATCAGAAGCTACAAACCAAAACCGGAAGTCAGACATGCTTACATAGAAGAAGCAGCAAAAGTCATCAATGAAGCTAAAAGACCTTTTGTCATCTATGGTCAGGGTGTCATCCTAGGTAATGCGGAGCAAGAGTTTCGTGCTTTTATCGAAAAAGGAAATTTCCCGTCAGCCTGGACCATATTAGGAATGGGTGCCGTCCCTACTGATCACGAACTTTCTGTGGGCATGTTGGGGATGCATGGCAATTATGGTCCAAATCTTCTCACTAACGAATGCGATGTGTTGATTGCCGTAGGTATGCGTTTTGATGATCGAGTAACAGGAAGGTTAGATAAATATGCCAAACAAGCCAAAATCATACACCTGGACATCGATCCCGCTGAAATAGATAAAAATGTTAAAAGTACGGTTGCAATCTGGGGCGATTGCAAAGAAACCTTACCACTTTTAACCAACCTTATTCAAAAAAATGAAAATAAAGATTGGCTACAAAAGTTTAAGGATTGTAGTATTAAAGAAACTGAAAAAGTAATCTTTCCAGAGCAAAATCCCACCTCCGAAATCCTGACGATGGCCGAAGTCCTAAAATATATCAACGAAATTACGCATGGCGATGCTATTATTGTCACAGATGTCGGTCAACATCAAATGGTCGCGTGTAGGTATGCTCAACTGAATAAAACCAGATCCAATATCACGTCGGGTGGTCTTGGTACTATGGGATTCGCACTTCCGGCTGCCATAGGTGCAAAATACGGTGCTCCCGAACGACAAGTTATTGCCATAATCGGTGACGGAGGATTTCAGATGACTTTACAAGAATTAGGGACCATCATGCAGGCTAATGTCAATGTCAAAATTATCATTCTAAACAATCAGTTTTTGGGAATGGTCAGGCAATGGCAAGAGCTTTTTCACCACAACAGATATTCATTTGTCAATATCACGAGCCCCGATTATGTGAAATTGGCTTCAGCTTACAATATTGATGCAAAAAAAGTGGACAAAAGAGCAGAACTTAAAAGTACATTAAAAGATATTTTATCTCATGACAACCCTTTTGTATTGGAAGTGATGGTCGGAAAGGAAAATAATGTCTTCCCTATGGTACCACAAGGTCGTGGCGTTTCAGAAATTATATTATCCAAAGAAGAATTGTAA
- a CDS encoding four helix bundle protein codes for MKIYGFEKLVVWQDARQLCLLLYKNTKDFPKDEVFGITSQIRRAGISITCNIAEGTSRWSQKEKIRFIEIAFGSLMEVLNCAILGYDLEYLSDDSYKQIRENIDQISFKLTNLKKSFENKSGEG; via the coding sequence ATGAAAATATATGGTTTTGAAAAATTAGTAGTTTGGCAAGATGCAAGGCAACTCTGTTTATTGCTTTACAAAAACACCAAAGACTTTCCAAAAGATGAAGTATTTGGAATAACATCTCAAATAAGAAGGGCGGGTATTTCTATTACTTGCAATATAGCAGAAGGCACTTCAAGGTGGTCGCAGAAAGAAAAAATCAGGTTCATAGAAATCGCATTTGGTAGCTTGATGGAAGTGCTAAACTGCGCTATTTTAGGTTACGATTTGGAATATTTGTCTGATGATTCGTATAAACAAATCAGAGAAAATATAGATCAGATTTCATTTAAATTAACCAATCTAAAAAAGAGTTTTGAGAATAAAAGTGGCGAAGGATGA
- a CDS encoding DinB family protein: protein MNKEYFLELAKYNQWANNKVIEWAYALTVDQWNQPMVSSFPSIADSVLHIVGVEKVWYDRLMKVENPDWLPFTFKGGKTETLSAWKNSCSSLIEFVEHLTNDNLNDLTSYKRINGEAFTQPVYEILSHVFNHSTYHRGQLVTLLRQVGFVDVLSTDLLLYYRINH, encoded by the coding sequence ATGAACAAGGAATACTTTTTAGAATTAGCAAAATATAACCAATGGGCAAATAACAAAGTCATTGAATGGGCATATGCGTTGACCGTCGATCAATGGAATCAACCAATGGTAAGTAGCTTCCCATCTATTGCAGATAGCGTTTTACACATCGTAGGTGTCGAAAAAGTGTGGTACGACCGATTGATGAAGGTAGAAAATCCGGATTGGCTGCCTTTCACTTTCAAAGGTGGGAAAACAGAAACCTTATCAGCCTGGAAAAATAGTTGTAGTTCGCTGATCGAATTTGTGGAACATTTGACGAATGATAATCTTAACGACCTTACTTCTTATAAAAGAATCAATGGAGAAGCTTTCACCCAGCCGGTTTATGAAATATTATCCCATGTATTTAATCATTCTACGTATCACCGTGGACAGTTGGTTACGCTATTGAGACAAGTCGGATTCGTTGATGTTTTATCTACTGACCTTTTGCTATATTATCGGATAAACCACTAA